The DNA segment TTGTCAATGTCTAATTCACTTAAAGAAAAGGATTTTAGATTGGGAGAAATAGTTCGGTCTAATAATATCCTGCTCTTAAATGTTTTGCCTTTTTGAGTTGCGTGAAGTCCTAAAAACCATTTATTATACAGAGAAACCGAATCTAAAGAGAACGCAAATTCCCCTTCTTTATCTGTAATAGCCTTACCTCTAAACGACATAGAATCTTGCGTCATCCACATAAACATATTTGTATCTTTTGCAGGTTTTTTATTGCGAAAGTTCAACACCTTTCCTGTAATCAACAAACTTTCCTCTATAGGGTGATTAGTATTGAATTGCTTAATGCCCGCCATACGTTTCCATTCGTAGCGTTTCCAGCCATTTACCAACATTAGAAGGTCTAAGTCTCTGTCACGTTTAGGTTTACTTTCGTCATCTCCTTTGAAGTAGTACGAAGGATTTGCTATATATCCCTTAAGCTCTGACGATAAAAGCAGATTGGTATAAACATTATCCAAGTAATATTCCTCCAAACTGTTTGCCGCCGACTTAACCGATAATGACAAATATGACGGTGTAAAGCCTTCCTTGTTTTTTGTTTCTACCGTAAGTTCTATTAATTCAAATGGATCGTAAATTTCTTTTTTACTCTTTATTGTTAAGGTTGTTGTTTGTGGGTGAGAAATGAAAATCATACGTTCAGCGAATACTTCGCCTTTTTGGTCGAACAATGTAATGTTATTAACTCCTGTAGGTAATGCTGATTCAGGCACAACTATCTCTCGATAATCATCAGAGATAAAGGCATTGAAATAATATACCTTTCCTCTACAGGCTACACTTATACCTAAAGTATCTTGTGGTTGATTGTTTGTTTTGTTTACTTTTATAGATAGTTCTTTATTATCGGTCTTTCCTACCGACATAACATAACCTTCTTGAAGAGGAGTCGGCAGCTCTATATCATAAGTCTTATTATTGTAAAATACTTTTGCCTTAAGACGTTTATTCTCAGAGTTAATCTCGAACGAACCTATGCCTTGATGTTCAGTATTAAAGCTTGCAAGTTCTTCGTTCCACATACCATAAACCTTACCTGTTACTGATATGTTGGCTCCATTCTTGTCGGTTGCCTTAAAGGCAACACGCGAACGAAGACCTTTAACGAGATTGCCTCCTTCGGGATAGAATGTAATGTTAACATCTTTGCTACTTTCTTGTCTTACTCTTTCCTTAGCTTTTTCTATAGCGTTATTATCGACAGTTATATCTGTATAATCGCCATTTATTTTAGGTTTTTCAAACACTGGTAACACTCTACTATAAATAAAAGCTTCACCAAAGTTAAGCATACAACGAGTGTAGGCTCTAACCTCATAGAAATCGGAGTTATGCTCTTGGGTGTTTAAGATAAACTCGCCATGCGCTTGTCCGTTATCTATTTTAATTTTTTTAGTTTCAAGAATATCGCCTCGTCCATTAAGCAGTTCTACATACAAAACTTTACTCAAGTCAGTAAAAGTATTGTTATCGGCAGAAACTACGTAAGACTTAAACCAGATTGTGTCGCCTACGAAATAACTTGTATTATCGAGATGTAAATAAACTTTCTCTTGCGGATAGTTGTAATTAAACGTGTGAATGTTCTTTACAAACTGAGCAAGTCTTTCTACGGCAGTAGAATCGCTTTGAGAGTATATGCCCATTATAGACAAAACAAACAAAATAAAGAATGAGGTAAAGAGCTTTTTCATGGTGATATATGTATTTGTTTCCACAAAGAAAGCAATATTTCCTTAGAAATCAAAAGAATATTGAAACGAATACAGTTGAAGCATCACGAAATAGTCTTAAATTCTAAAAGGATTGAATAGGAAAAACTCACATCTACGGTTGTGAGGTATATTGCTGCATTGTAACAACTTTTAGTTTTTATCTTTTAGTTTTTAGTTTTTATCTTACTACCTTTGTAAGTTGATTGATATAGAAAATGATTGAGTCTAATATAATAATAAAAGGAGCGAGAGTAAACAACCTGAAAAATATAGATGTTGAAATTCCTCGTGATAAGTTTGTAGTAATTACTGGTCTGTCGGGTTCGGGAAAGTCGTCGTTGGCTTTCGATACTTTATATGCAGAAGGACAAAGGCGTTATGTCGAAAGTCTCTCGTCTTATGCTCGTCAATTCTTAGGTCGAATGAGTAAGCCCGAAGTAGACTATATAAAAGGTATTCCTCCTGCTATAGCAATAGAGCAAAAAGTTAATACTCGCAATCCTCGTTCTACGGTGGGAACATCTACCGAAATATACGATTATATGCGAATGTTGTTTGCTCGTGTTGGCAAAACAATATCTCCTGTTACAGGCGAAGTAGTGAAAAAGCATAATGTAAACGACATTATTAACGAAATGCTTACTTATCCCGAAGGTACTCGATTGGCGTTACAGACAAAGATAGTGCCTTCTGAAGATCGTAGTATGAAAGAACAATTGGAAGTTCTTATAAAAGAAGGTTATTCGCGGGTAGAAATTAATGATAAAGTTTATTCGATTAATGAAGTCGTAAAAGATGAAAGTCTTATTTTTCAAGAAAATATTTATTTGCTGATAGACAGACTCACCGCATCTGCAGATAAACAAGTTGTTTCGCGCTTGTCAGACTCTGTGGAAACGGCTTTCTATGAAGGTAAAGGTCGATGCATTATAAAATTTTACACTTCGGAAGAAACAATAGTCAAAGAGTTTTCTAACAAGTTTGAAGCCGATGGAATAGAATTTGAAGAGCCGACCGACCTTATGTTTAACTTCAACAGTTCGGCGGGAGCTTGCCCTAATTGCGAGGGCTTTGGAAAGACTATTGGAATCTCGGAAGACTTAGTTATTCCCAATCAATACCTTTCGCTTTACGAAGATGCCGTTATTTGTTGGAAAGGAGATAAGATGAGCGAATGGAAAAGAGACTTTATTAGCAATGCAAAACAATATAATTTCCCAATTCATAGACCTTATTGCGAGCTTACCGAAGCAGAAAAAACTCTACTTTGGGAAGGTAAAGGAACTCTTTTAGGAATAAATGCGTTCTTCGATTTTGTTCAGCAAAATCAATATAAAATACAATATCGGGTTTTGTTAGCCAGATATAGAGGTAAAACAGTTTGTCCTTCGTGTAGGGGAACTCGTTTGAAGCCGCAGGCTCTTTATGTAAAGCTACAAGGAGAAACTATAAACGACTTGATAAATCTTCCTATTCATAAGTTGAAAGATTTTTTCGACAATCTTGAATTGAACGAACAAGAAGCCAAAATAGCAAAACGTCTGTTGATCGAGATAAATACAAGAATAAATCTTCTTATGAATGTAGGCTTGAGTTATTTAACCCTAAACAGATTGTCGTCTTCTCTGTCTGGGGGAGAAAGTCAAAGAATAAATCTTGTAACATCTTTGGGAAGTAGTTTAGTTGGGTCGTTGTATGTTTTAGACGAACCCAGTATCGGTCTGCACTCTAAAGATACCGACTTGTTGATTAATGTTCTTCGTCAGCTTCAATCTTTGGGTAATACGGTAGTTGTAGTCGAACACGACGAAGAGATTATTCGTGCTGCCGATTATATAATAGATATAGGTCCGGATGCCGGACAGCTTGGTGGTGAGGTTGTTTATCAAGGAAGTATGTCAAACTTAGATAGTAATAGCGATAGCCATACAGTTAAATATCTTACAGGGAAAGAACGGATTGAAGTTCCTAAAAGACGAAGAAAATGGAATAACTATATAGAGGTACAAGGAGCAAGGATTCATAACCTTAAGAATATAAACGTTCGTTTCCCTCTTAATGTAATGACGGTAGTAACCGGAGTTAGCGGTTCGGGTAAGTCATCATTAGTTAGAGATGTATTTTACGAAGGATTGCGAAAATATTATGATAATGTAAAAGATTTATCGGCTCATCTTACTGGAGTGGCAGGCGACCTCAATCTTATTAAGAATATAGAGTTTGTAGATCAGAATCCTATAGGAAAAACCTCGCGCTCCAACCCCGTTACATATATTAAGGTTTATGACGAGATAAGAAAGCTGTTTAGCGAACAACCATTAGCAAAGCAATTTCACTTTAATCCGTCTTATTTCTCATTTAACGTAGAGGGTGGAAGATGCGAAGAATGTAAGGGAGAAGGAACAATAACAGTAGAAATGCAATTTATGGCAGACGTTGTGCTCGAATGTGAGGCC comes from the Dysgonomonadaceae bacterium PH5-43 genome and includes:
- a CDS encoding hypothetical protein (product_source=Hypo-rule applied; cleavage_site_network=SignalP-noTM; superfamily=54334,55008); this translates as MKKLFTSFFILFVLSIMGIYSQSDSTAVERLAQFVKNIHTFNYNYPQEKVYLHLDNTSYFVGDTIWFKSYVVSADNNTFTDLSKVLYVELLNGRGDILETKKIKIDNGQAHGEFILNTQEHNSDFYEVRAYTRCMLNFGEAFIYSRVLPVFEKPKINGDYTDITVDNNAIEKAKERVRQESSKDVNITFYPEGGNLVKGLRSRVAFKATDKNGANISVTGKVYGMWNEELASFNTEHQGIGSFEINSENKRLKAKVFYNNKTYDIELPTPLQEGYVMSVGKTDNKELSIKVNKTNNQPQDTLGISVACRGKVYYFNAFISDDYREIVVPESALPTGVNNITLFDQKGEVFAERMIFISHPQTTTLTIKSKKEIYDPFELIELTVETKNKEGFTPSYLSLSVKSAANSLEEYYLDNVYTNLLLSSELKGYIANPSYYFKGDDESKPKRDRDLDLLMLVNGWKRYEWKRMAGIKQFNTNHPIEESLLITGKVLNFRNKKPAKDTNMFMWMTQDSMSFRGKAITDKEGEFAFSLDSVSLYNKWFLGLHATQKGKTFKSRILLDRTISPNLKSFSLSELDIDNRFYLMPKLQNESSKKTSVLDEKLLREVVIKKRVSKHTGPDIVFDVDKDYNDLQDKGANYFYTVNEYLHQKLSQYDMYEGKFNNRDIHWCYGHNDKLMTFKQMEDKVFLYYGFPSQVEIKEISKIDVYYTDLYAWTKSDFTCNKGGMITPKVFIYLHLHNNDINYYPEGLRHTSFQGYSEAKDFYNPDYKANPPVFGDVDYRRTLYWNPNIDTQYEGKAKIQFYNNSSRSKIIIDCQGISDGQIVNN
- a CDS encoding excinuclease ABC subunit A (product_source=KO:K03701; cath_funfam=1.10.8.280,2.10.230.10,3.30.1490.20,3.40.50.300; cog=COG0178; ko=KO:K03701; pfam=PF00005,PF17755,PF17760; smart=SM00834; superfamily=52540; tigrfam=TIGR00630) yields the protein MIESNIIIKGARVNNLKNIDVEIPRDKFVVITGLSGSGKSSLAFDTLYAEGQRRYVESLSSYARQFLGRMSKPEVDYIKGIPPAIAIEQKVNTRNPRSTVGTSTEIYDYMRMLFARVGKTISPVTGEVVKKHNVNDIINEMLTYPEGTRLALQTKIVPSEDRSMKEQLEVLIKEGYSRVEINDKVYSINEVVKDESLIFQENIYLLIDRLTASADKQVVSRLSDSVETAFYEGKGRCIIKFYTSEETIVKEFSNKFEADGIEFEEPTDLMFNFNSSAGACPNCEGFGKTIGISEDLVIPNQYLSLYEDAVICWKGDKMSEWKRDFISNAKQYNFPIHRPYCELTEAEKTLLWEGKGTLLGINAFFDFVQQNQYKIQYRVLLARYRGKTVCPSCRGTRLKPQALYVKLQGETINDLINLPIHKLKDFFDNLELNEQEAKIAKRLLIEINTRINLLMNVGLSYLTLNRLSSSLSGGESQRINLVTSLGSSLVGSLYVLDEPSIGLHSKDTDLLINVLRQLQSLGNTVVVVEHDEEIIRAADYIIDIGPDAGQLGGEVVYQGSMSNLDSNSDSHTVKYLTGKERIEVPKRRRKWNNYIEVQGARIHNLKNINVRFPLNVMTVVTGVSGSGKSSLVRDVFYEGLRKYYDNVKDLSAHLTGVAGDLNLIKNIEFVDQNPIGKTSRSNPVTYIKVYDEIRKLFSEQPLAKQFHFNPSYFSFNVEGGRCEECKGEGTITVEMQFMADVVLECEACKGKRFRKDILDVLYKEKNIYDVLEMTIDEAINFFSNEKDSTERKIAKRLQTLHDVGLGYIKLGQSSLTLSGGENQRVKLAYHLLEEKTSSTLFIFDEPTTGLHFHDIKTLMKAFDALIAKGHTIVIIEHNMDVIKMADHIIDLGPDGGDEGGYLVAEGTPEDVAHNKNSHTGKFLKQKLEE